From Marmota flaviventris isolate mMarFla1 chromosome X, mMarFla1.hap1, whole genome shotgun sequence, the proteins below share one genomic window:
- the LOC139703118 gene encoding histone H2A-Bbd type 1-like, with protein MAGKKYHQNYRTKKQTISRCTITELRFPVTCVDRLLRQGHYAQHLSFFTPIFLAGVLEYLTANILDLAAQKAESNRRAHITPDHVKKVLEKNPQLCRLFKANTKSLGTDKAYKSKK; from the coding sequence ATGGCTGGAAAAAAATACCATCAGAACTACAGGACTAAGAAGCAGACCATCTCCAGATGCACCATAACAGAGCTGCGGTTCCCTGTGACCTGTGTGGACCGCCTCCTGAGACAAGGTCACTATGCCCAGCATCTAAGCTTTTTTACACCCATTTTCCTGGCTGGTGTCCTTGAGTACCTAACAGCTAACATCCTGGATCTGGCAGCTCAGAAGGCCGAGAGCAACCGCAGGGCACACATCACCCCGGATCATGTGAAGAAGGTGCTGGAAAAGAACCCGCAGCTCTGCCGCCTCTTCAAGGCTAACACCAAATCCCTGGGAACTGACAAGGCCTACAAGAGTAAGAAGTAA
- the LOC139703119 gene encoding histone H2A-Bbd type 1-like, with protein sequence MAGKKYHQNYRTKKQTISRCIITELRFPVTCVDRLLRQGHYAQHLSFFTPIFLAGVLEYLTANILDLAAQKAESNRRAHITPDHVKKVLEKNPQLCRLFKANTKSLGTDKAYKSKK encoded by the coding sequence ATGGCTGGAAAAAAATACCATCAGAACTACAGGACTAAGAAGCAGACCATCTCCAGATGCATCATAACAGAGCTGCGGTTCCCTGTGACCTGTGTGGACCGCCTCCTGAGACAAGGTCACTATGCCCAGCATCTAAGCTTTTTTACACCCATTTTCCTGGCTGGTGTCCTTGAGTACCTAACAGCTAACATCCTGGATCTGGCAGCTCAGAAGGCCGAGAGCAACCGCAGGGCACACATCACCCCGGATCATGTGAAGAAGGTGCTGGAAAAGAACCCGCAGCTCTGCCGCCTCTTCAAGGCTAACACCAAATCCCTGGGAACTGACAAGGCCTACAAGAGTAAGAAGTAA